A stretch of DNA from Coccidioides posadasii str. Silveira chromosome 1, complete sequence:
CTTCTAGGATCTTGCCAATATCTACGGTAAAGGTAACCAACACCTCTGGCCCATTTCCACCCATGCTCATTAGGCCGACTGAAGACTCTGGGTTTGCTTGCGTCTTTGCGGAATGAACTAGGTTGATAGCATCGGCTTGAGCTTCGAATCTCGTTGGCCTTTCCACGCGCATTAACTTGTGCATCTCAAAAAATCTCAACGTTTCAAACGTACAAGTAGTCTCCATTTCTGCTGCTTTCGCTATTGTCCACACTGCAGCCGAAGTCTATTAGCTTTTATGTCAGTAGGCCAGATCGGATCGGAGGACAACGAACATGATCATAGTCGCCTCGAGCGTCATCTTGGCGGATGGATAGGTGCCAGTGTATAGAATAAGGAAAGAATTTCAGAAGCTACAGCACACGGAGTGAGAATAGAAGGATCAATGATGGTGGGGAGGGGCGGCGGGTCGTGAACTGTGGTGTCTGCTTTGTGGTCTGGCTGCGATGTTACGATAGCTGGAGGTGATGCTTTGCCTGCGTGAGAGCCACGCTAGTCCGCCTTGGGCCTAGGCGCATGAAGCTCAGCCATTTCGTCACTAGTGTCTTGGCATTGTTTACATCCCCCCAAACCAAGTCGCACACCAAACTGTTCCATCTTGTTCCCCCTTCAATCCATCCGGGATGGGCAGCAACAATTCACGACTTTGAAGCACACGTGCAGATATATACCCGGCGAAGAAACCTGAAATCATTAGCTGATACTCTATCATATATTTGAATATGGCTCTTAATCCTTCCACAAAGCGGAGAATCCCGGATCCGGATCCGGACGCGTTCGACGACGAAGCAGTGCGCACACCCATAGGAAGCCCGCCAATGAAGAAACTAAGGATTACCCAACGCCAGAAACAAGCATTGATGGAAAATTTGCAACTAGAGAGTATGTTACTCTTACCTTACGCACTATTCCCTGGGATAGTGAGCTCACCACTTCGCCAGTCACTGAGCGAGCGCGTAACCTTCGTGCACATTATGCGCTTCAAGCCCAAGATCTCCGTGCAAGAATTGAACGGCGAATCAACCGTATTCCAATAGCTCTGCGCAATAAAACTATGGGTGAACTCTTTGCAAAACACCAGGACGAATCCAAGGCAGAAGCCGCGAGAAAGCGGAGGTCGAAAATGACCACAAGTCCCTCCCTGTTCAAAAAGTTGTCGGGGTTTTCTAAAGCCACCAGGCCGGCGCCATCCGCTGATAAGGCGAATGCTGGGAAACAATCAGCAATTAGAGCTGGCAAGGCGCCAAGACGGAAGACGTTCGTGTCCATATCCCCAGAATTCGCCTGCTCGTGTTTATTTCCTAACCGGTTCTAGTGACGATATCCATTCCTCTGATAAAGAAAATGCGCCCTGTCCTGAATCTATCCACATTCCTCTCGCTAATCCAAAGAGACGTGGCAAAGCCGGAGCCACAGGAGGCACCGCGCGCGTAATTTCCCAGCACGCGCAAGGGAGTGTATTGTCTCCCAAATCCTCCAACTCGAGGACATTCCCACAGTCACCCTTGAAACAATCGCCAGTAAAATCTCCATTGAAACCTAGCTACGGAAACCTAGATGAGAACACCAAGGCGAGAACTAGCCGGGACGCAGCACGTAAAATCCTCTCTCCCCAAGATTCTCCCGTGGGCAACCGGCCATGTAGTGCTGCATCTGTGCGAATGAAGAGAGGCACTGGCGCAAAATCAGCGGCAGGGGCCCCTGGCACGACTCGAAAGCCCATCTCTCGACCTGCGACACGGCAGCAACATACGCGAAGCGCTAGCACGAGTACTACCATTTCCAATGCCTCTGCCGGGACGACAATAGTGAAACCTGCTAGGTCTGGGATAACTACCACGAGAAAAGCTGCCACAGGCACATCGACATCGACAAAAAAGCTAACGACGACGAGGGGTCAGACAGGGACCGCTGCGTCCAATGCAAAAAAACCGCCCACCTCGACAGGAACGAGGAGGGGATTGGCCGTTGAGCCACCACCGGCGAGTAAAAGAGTGCTTCGAAACAGGGCATAATATCAAGTTTCGTGTGTTAGTATTGCATAGCCTTTGGGTATTGTTTTGCTTTTACATTTTTCTCGGCGTTGGACGGAATATGGATATTTGTGCTTTTGAGGAGAGTATGCCCCTGGTGGGAGTAATATTTTTACCCAGTGGTGTTAAATATGTGTATCATATGGCTTGTTGGCATGTTATATCAGAATGAAAAGGGGCATTTTGTTTGAGTTGTTCAGCTTGTTCTGCCATTTGAATCAAGTTATATATCGGTCCGATCATTATATTGGATATTGGCATAGAAAATTATTTTATTCATCCTGCGGATATCAAGACAATATCTATGGTATGAAGCCATATTAGTATGAATGAAGCTCAGACGGATGACACAAATTATTGCATCTGCATTCAATTGCCTATCCTTAATGTAGTAAACCCATTGCAATACTGGAAAAAGCAGTGTTGAAAAAATAGACTCCAACAAGTATGCAGAATGTTAATAGGTATTTCCTTTGGgggaggaaggaaaaaagtTCAGACGGCGAATTAGCTTGATGCAGTGCGAAACAAAAAGGGTATGGTGTGAAAGGCGCTATCGCAATTAACTGAAGAATTCAATCGCATGACAGCAAGGCCTCACATCGAAGAAGAATTCAAGtagaaggggaaaaaaaaaaaggcaatgAAAAACCAGCTCATTAGCTTACTCAGAACATATGTGAAATACCCCGCTTGCATGAAGATTAACAAAGAGGGAATATGAATAGAACCCAGATATGACCTGACTGAAGAGACACTGAAAACAATCCATTTGGGCAGGTGAATAGACTTGATTAAGGGCTTTTTTTTCGGGCAGGTATTGAAAGACAAAATGAAGTGTTTCATGTCATGAAATCATGGGGAATCAAGGAGAATTGAAAGTTAAACCCAGAAGCCCTGCATGGAGGACAACTTCAGAGGTCTAAGTGGTATCATTAAGACTCatacaaaagaaaaggacgAGAGGAAaaggggaggagagggaaaTAAGTATGCTAAGGGTTAGGAGAATGAGACGGGGTGCAACACTAAAGGGAAAGACCACACACATGTAAGGTGCGGATAAGAAGAAACGTAGAAGGAAAACCAAGTGCAGTGACAAAAAACAACCAGACATCAAGCCCTGAAGAAAACTAGTATGTGCTTCATGCATCAAAGGGAAAAATGGCATGGCTATTTGATTATTTCATCAAGTCCTCAGCGCTGCGTTTTGTGAATGCATGCTGAAAAGGAACTAGGATCGAACCAACTGGCCAAAGACAGATAATCAAAGACAGCACCATGCACAACCAAAGAACAAGGGAAGGTAAAGGCAAATGTTTCAAGCCTCGGGCGCCGAATAAAcaggaaaaagaaatggGATATTGGAAGTGCGAGCAATTGACTCTAGATACCTGGCTGTCCAATAGGCTGCTGGGATCTATAGGGGATTTGCTGCTGGTGCGAATATCCTTGGCTATGATAGCTATCACCACTATCACTGCGAATAGGTTGAGCATGTGGACGGAGTTCAGAGCCGTCATGCGCTTGTTGAGGCTGGACGTGTCGAACGGAGCTTTGCATCTGCCAGGCAGTAGCTTGAGATGGATCACCATCAATCCTAGTTGCAACAGGTGTATTACTACCACGGTTAGATCCAGAGCGGGCAGGAAGTGAGTCTAATCCAGTTGGGGTGCGCTGTGGAACAGGGAACTTGGCAATTTCTCCCCAGCGTTTAAGAATTTCTTTTGTTGTGATCTCAGCTTCACGATTAAAAAGTGATGAGTCGTTAAGGATGGATTGGAGATCATGT
This window harbors:
- a CDS encoding uncharacterized protein (EggNog:ENOG410PR02~COG:S); this encodes MALNPSTKRRIPDPDPDAFDDEAVRTPIGSPPMKKLRITQRQKQALMENLQLEITERARNLRAHYALQAQDLRARIERRINRIPIALRNKTMGELFAKHQDESKAEAARKRRSKMTTSPSLFKKLSGFSKATRPAPSADKANAGKQSAIRAGKAPRRKTDDIHSSDKENAPCPESIHIPLANPKRRGKAGATGGTARVISQHAQGSVLSPKSSNSRTFPQSPLKQSPVKSPLKPSYGNLDENTKARTSRDAARKILSPQDSPVGNRPCSAASVRMKRGTGAKSAAGAPGTTRKPISRPATRQQHTRSASTSTTISNASAGTTIVKPARSGITTTRKAATGTSTSTKKLTTTRGQTGTAASNAKKPPTSTGTRRGLAVEPPPASKRVLRNRA